In Arthrobacter sp. CJ23, the genomic window CCGCCGGCGCCAACCCGGGCAGCGCCTCCGGCAACTTCTACACGGACGAAGAGGTGCTCCGCGCCGCCGGCGTGACCGACTTCAGCCCCTACAGCCTCGGCGCCCCCGAAGACAGGCTCGTCCCGGACATCTTCCTCTGAACCGGTCTTGTTCCGCCTGCAGGGCCGCTTCGGCGCCTAGGGACACTGCGGAGCCCGACTCGATAGGATTCAGACATGGATGCCGAACAGCCCGCCAGCAGCGAACCACGCACGCCCCGTCCCGGCTTGGCCCGTGCCGACTTGGCCCGTCCCGACTTGGACAGGGACGCACTGCTCAACGCCGATTTCCTGTCGGCCACCGGCATTTCCCGGCTGGACGTCGTGGAGTCCACAGGGTCCACCAACGCGGATCTGGTCCTGGCTGTGAGGGTGGAGCCCAAGAAATGGGCGGACCTTGCCGTGCTGACGGCCGAGCACCAGACCGCCGGCCGCGGCCGGCTGGACCGCCATTGGGAGTCGCCGGCCCGTTCGGCGGTTTCCGTGTCCGTGGTGCTGCGCCCGGTGAACGGGGACGGCCTTCCGGTCCCCACCCAGAGCTACTCCTGGCTGTCCTTGCTGGCCGCCGTGGCGCTGCGTGACGCCCTGCTGGAAACCGCCGGCCTTCCCGCCGAGATCAAATGGCCCAACGACGTCCTGGTCCGCGGCAAGAAAATTGCAGGCATCCTGGCCCAGATGACGCCGCTGGGCGACGGATCGGTGCCTGCCGTGATTCTGGGCGTTGGCCTGAACGTGACACTTGCCGAAGACGAACTGCCCGTCCCCACGGCCACGTCGGTGCTCCTGGAGGGTGCCGCCACCACGGACCGCACGGCGATCCTGAAGAGCTATCTGTCCCGCTTTGCGGCGCTGTACCGCAGTTTCTGCAACGCCGACGGCGATCCCGCGGCCGGGCTGGCCGGCGGGGCCTCCCTGCACAAGCGGGTGGAGTCGGCCATGGTGACCCTCGGCCGCGAAGTGCGGGCGCACCTGCCCGGTGACCACGAGCTGGTGGGCCACGCCTCGCGTCTGGACGAGCATGGTTCCCTCCTGGTGGTGGACCACGGCGGCCGTGAGCACGTGGTGACCGCCGGGGACGTCGTCCACCTCCGGGCCACCGACACCGGCTATGCGTAGAGACCTGCTTCCAGGGGAACAGGTGATCGTTGAGACGAGGCAACAGGCGCGCATGCTGGTGCTGCCCGCGCTGGCCTTCATCCTGTTGCCTGCCCTGGCCGCCTACGCCTGCGCCTGGATCGTGAGGGGCGGCCCGCAACGGCTGCTCCCCGCGGTGGTCACCGGCGCCTGGACACCCTGGCTGCTGGGCGTGTGCCTGGCCATCGCGGCCGTGGTCCTCAGCGGCTACAGCCTCCGCCGCGCCCTCAAATGGCGGTCCATCAGGTACACGCTGACCAGCCGCCGGATAATTGCCCGCTTCGGCATGCTTCGGCGCGGAGACTGGCAGGTCTCGCTGGCCGCCGTGCGCAGCGTGGGGGTGCGCCAGGGCCTGCTCCAACGAATGTTGCGCTCGGGGAATATATCCTTGGATACCGGGCACCCCGGCGAAACCGTCCTGAAGGACGTGCCGGAGGTCCGAAAGTTCCGGAGCTTCATTCTTGACGCGATGGACGATCTCCCCGACGGCGAGATTTTCGAGGCCGATGTGCTGACAGACTTCAGCGATGACGCTTTGCCCTGGGAACTGAGAGAAGGTGGAAGAGATGAGCGTTGAGGACCAGCAGTCCGGCAAGGACCTGGATGAGGAGTTCGACGCCGTACCCGAACCTTCCGTGGACGACGAGCCGGCCGTGCCGGCAACGAATGCTTCCCCGCCCACCGGGGTGATGTCCGCCGAGCGCCTCGCCATCAAGGCCCTCGAGGCCCGGCTCCTCGGCGGCGAACGCAAGCTCCGCCGTCGTGAAGTCGCCGCCGGTGCCGGAGTGTCGTTGCTGTCCGCCCGGAAACTGTGGCGCGCCCTCGGCTTCCCCAACCTCGGCGACGACGACGTGGCGTTCACCGAACGCGACAAGGCCGCGCTGTCCACCATCCTGGACCTGGTGCGTGCCGGGATACTGACCGAAGACGCCGCGATCTCCGTCACCCGCTCCATCGGCCAGATGACGGACCGCATGGTCGTCTGGCAGATCGAGGCGCTGGTGGAGGACATGGTCTCGGAGCAGGGCATTCCGGACGCCGTGGCCCGCAAGCGGCTGGTCACCCAGCTGCCCACCCTCATCGACGCCCTTGAGGAAATCCTCGTCTACTCCTGGCACCGCCAGCTGAACGCCGGCGTGCAGCGGCTCGCCGTGCGCGCCGAAGCCGGGCTGCAGGCCAGCGAAGAGGGCCGGGAAGGCGACGAGGACGATGCTCCGCTGCCCCTGGCGCGCGCCGTGGGCTTCGCCGACCTCGTCTCCTATACCAGCCTGTCGCGCCGGATGAACGAGAAGACCCTCGCCCAGCTGGTGCAGCGCTTCGAAAACAAGTGCGCCGAAATCATCTCGGTGGGTGGTGGCCGCCTGGTCAAGACCGTGGGCGATGAAGTCCTCTACATCGCCGAAACCCCGGCAGCGGGCGCGGAGATCTCGCTCGCCCTGGCGCAGGCCTTCACCGAGGACGAGATCCTGCCCCAGTGCCGCGTGTCCATGGTGTGGGGGCGCATCCTGTCCCGGCTTGGCGACATCTACGGGCCCACCGTGAACCTGGCCGCCCGCCTCACCACGCTGGCCCAGCCCGGGACCGTCCTGGTGGACGCCATGACGGCGGCGGCACTTGGCCAGGACGAACGCTTCGTGCTGGTGCCGCAGAAGTCCGAGAACGTGCGCGGCTTCGGCGAAATCCACCCCGTCATGCTGGCCCGCGGCCGCGGCAGGGGCCTGGTCCTGGACTGATCCCCGGCCTGAGCGGCGTTGGAGTTGCGTCTGCGGCCATGGCATAGTCGTGTCCGCAGACTTGTTTCGCCGCCGCATGGGGGACGGCGGAATGTCTTGGCCGCTGGGATCCAGCCGGCCCGGAGGGTCGCCCACAGTGCGCGGCCGTAATTGGGGGATTCGACGCCGTGATTTCTTGGCTGAAGCGTGTGTCCGGACTGAACCGTGTGTCTTGGCTGAACAACGACCCTAGGCGAAACAGCGTGCCCGCGCGCAGGACCCGGAAACGGCTCCTGGCGGGCGCCGCCGGGGTGACCGCGGCCACCGTGCTGGTCACCACCGCCGTGCTGTACCCCGGCATCAAGACCAGCGAGGTCGATCTCAACGACGGCGCCGTCTGGGTCACCAGCAAGTCGCGGAACGCCGCAGCCCGGCTCAACTATCCTTCCAAGGTGCTCGACGGAGCTGTCACCCCCGCCAGCGTTGACTTCGACATCCTGCAGCAGGCCGGCACCATCTTCGTCGACGATCAAGGCAGCAGGAACCTCAACCCCGTCAGTGCGGCCAACATGCGGCTGGGCGGGGACCGCAGGCTCCCGGCCACGGCGAAGGTGAGCCTCGGCACGCAGATGCTGGCCATCACGGACCCGGCGCAGGGCAAAGCCTGGGCCCTCCCGGCAGCGAACCTGGACAGTTTCGACCCCGGGGCTTCCACGCCGCTGCGTGACTCCAGCCGCGGCATCATCGCCGTGGTGGGCACCGACGACACCATCCACACCGTGGAGCCCGAAAGCGGCCGCATCACCAGCGGCACCGTCGACGCCGAAGGCAACGCCAAGGACACCCGCACCAGCACCATCGACCCCCTCAAGGACGCCGGCGAGCTGTCGGTCACGGTGGTGGGCGAACAGCCGGTGGTGCTGGACACGGCGTCGGGCACTGTTTTCCTGCCCGGCGGCCGGACCGTCCACCTGGCCGACGCCCGTGACGCCCGCCTGCAGCAGAGCAGTGGGGCGGCAGACGCCGTCGCGATCGCGACCCCAACAGCCCTGCTGCTCCAGCCGCTCGACGGCGGCACCGCCAAAACGGTGCAGGCAGGCGGCCGGGGCGTACCGGCCGCGCCCGTGCAGCTGGGCAACTGCGTGTACGGTGCATGGTCCGGCAGCAACACCTACGTCCGGGACTGCGCCAACGACGCCGATGACCGCCGTGCGGACGTGCCCAAGGCCAGCGCCTCGCCCAGCTACATTTTCCGCGTCAACCGGGACCTTGTGGTGCTGAACGATGTGAATTCCGGGAATGTGTGGCTCGTCAACCAGAACATGCAGCTCGTGAACAACTGGGAAGACGTGATCCCCCCGCAACAGACCTCCGACGACGCCGACAAGGACTCCGCGGACGAGGTCCAGCAGACTGTGCTCCCGGACCGGAGCAAACCCAACAGCGCACCGGTCGCCAAACCGGACACGTTCGGTGTACGCGCAGGAAGGACCGTCATCCTGCCTGTCCTGGACAACGACGCGGACCCCGACGGCGACATCCTGACCGTCCGTGCCCCGGATCCGATCAAATCCGGGCTCCTCGCCCCGATCTACGGCTCCACCGGCTTCCAGGTCAGCGTTCCCGCCGACAAATCCGGCTCCGAGACCTTCAAATACACCGTCGACGACGGCCGCGGACTCACAGCCTCTTCCGACATCACGCTCAACATCATCCCGCCCGGGGAGAACTCCGCCCCGCGGCAGAAGCCAAACCGGAACACCACCCTCGTGGTCCAGGCCGGCAAAATCGTCAGCCAGAACATCCTCACGGACTGGACCGACCCCGACGGCGACGATCTTTACGTAGTCAGCGCAACCGGAAGCGACCCCCGCGACCAGGTCAAGGTCCGTCCGGACGGATTGCTCACCTTCCAGGACGCCGGCACGGAGCCCGGCCGCAAAGTGGTTACCCTGACGGTCTCCGACGGCCAGTCGACTGCCGAGGGCAAAGTCACAGTGGACGTGCGCGCCCCGGGCGCCCTGCCGCCCATCGCCAACGCAGACCACGTGGTCGCCGTCGCCGGGGTGGACACTGTCATCGCACCGCTGAAGAACGACTCCGATCCGCAGGGCGGTGCCCTCCGCCTCGCCCAGGTCACTCCCGACGGCAACTCCACGGCCACCATGGGGGCGGACCAACAGACCTTCACCTTCAACTCAACGGCCGAGGGTGCCCACTACATGTCCTATTTGGTGACCAACGGCCCGGCCAGCGCCCAGCAGCTGGTACGCGTGGATGTAGTGCGGGGCGCCGGAGACGGCGTCCCCGTTGCCGTGCGGGACACGGCCCTGCTGCCCAGCGGGGGCAGTGTGGTGGTGGACGTCCTCGGCAATGACTCGGACCCCTCCGGCGGCGTGCTGGTGGTCCAGTCCGTCACGGCTGCCGACGGCTTGCCGGCCAGCGTCTCAGTGCTGGACCACGCCGTTGTCCGGATCACCGACATCCGGGCGCAGGGCCAGCTCAACGTCAAATACACGATCTCCAACGGCAAGTCTTCGGCCAGCGGTGACATCGCCATCCTGGTGGTGCCAGCGCCGGCCAAGCTTCAGGCACCCCAGGCCAAGCCCGACGAGGCCTCCGTCCGGGTGGGCGACGTCGTCACGATACCGGTCCTGGACAATGACACCGATCCCAACGGCGGAAACCTCTTCCTGGACGCGGAACTGGCGCAGCGGCCCGACGACGGCGATGGCCGCATCTTCCGGGCCGGCAACACGCTGCGTTTCATTGCCGGGGACGTGCCCAAGACCGTCTACGCGATCTACAAGGTCACCAACGACACCGGCCAGTCGGACTCCCAGCAGCTCACCATCCGCATCCGCGCCCGGGACGACGAACGGAACACCCGTCCCGAGCCGAAGAACCTCACCGCCCGTGTGGTGTCCGGCATGGTGGTACGGATCCCCGTGCCCCTGGACGGCATTGACTCCGACGGCGACTCCGTCCAGCTGGTCAGCGTCGACAAGGCTCCGGCCATGGGAACAGCGGTGGTCAAGGACGGCTACCTCGAGTTCACGGCCGCCGGGACGGCCTCGGGGACCGACACGTTCAGCTACCGGGTCAGGGACCGGATCGGCGCCGAGAACACCGGCACCGTGATTGTGGGCATTGCGCCGCCGGAAGCCAACAACCAGAAGCCCATCGCCGTCGACGATTCCGTCGACGTCCGCCCCGGACGCAAAATCGCGGTGGACGCCCTCGGCAACGATTCGGACCCGGACGGGGATCCGATCGGGCTGGTCTCCAACGCATTCGAAGCCCCGGCCGAACTCCGCGTCGAAACGGCCGACGGCGGCAAAGTACAGCTCACAGCGCCGGGTATCGCCGGCAGCGAGAGCATCAGCTACAAGGTCCAGGACGACAAGAAGGCCCAGGGCAGTGCCGTGATCCGGGTCAGGGTCAGTCCCGACGCCACCCTCAAGGCCCCCGTTGCCAAGGACGATGTCATCACTCCGGCGGAGACGCTGGGCAAGTCCGCCGTCGACGTGCCGGTCCTGAAGAACGACTCCGATCCCGACGGGGTGGCCTCCGAACTCAAGATCAGCCTTCCCGACGGCAACCCGAACGCGCGCGCCGGAGGCAACGGCAATGTCATGGTCAGCCTGGCACCGACAGACCAGCTGGTGCCGTACACCGTCACCGACATGGATGGCCAGACCGCCACGGCGGTCATCTGGGTGCCCGGGCAGGGGGAGCAGCACCCAACACTGGCCCGGGCCGACGTCGTGGAAGTCATGGCCGGCAAGGAAATCACGCTGAACCTCAGCGAGTACGTCCGGGTCCGGGAGGGCCGCGTACCGCAGATCACCCAGGCGGACAGAATCCGGGTGCAGGGCGCGGACCCCCGGGACGTCATTCTTGGCAGTGGCAATGCACTGCGCTATGCCGCGCTCAAAGACTACGTGGGCCCCGGCTCGGTCACTTTCGAGGTGACGGACGGCTCCGGCCCGGAAGACCCGCAAGGCCTGAAATCCACGCTGAGCATCATCACACGCGTCATCCCGGATCCGGCGGCCAACCATGAGCCCACGTTCAGCGGAAGCGAGCTCGAGGTGCCGAAGGGCGAAACCGCCACCCTGGAATTGGGCAATCTGGCCAAAGACATCGATGCCGGTGACCAGGAGAAGCTCAAGTTCGAGTTCGACGGGGCCACGCCGGAAGGCTTCACGGCAACAATTGACGGGCAGTTGCTCAAAGTCAGCTCCGCGACCGGCATGGCGGCCGGCCGCAAGGGAACCATCCCGCTGAAGGTCAGCGACGGCCGCTCCGGACCGGTCAAGGCCGCCGTGACGGCCGCCGTCGTCGCCTCCAGCCGGCCGCTCCCCACCGCCAATGAGGACGTCCTGGAGAAGGCGAATGCCGGCCGCACCGAGACCATCAACGTCCTCGCCAACGATTTCAACCCATTCAGCGACGCTGCGCTGAGAATCGTCTCTGTTGCCGTTGAAACCGGCTCGGCGGCCGGGCAGCCGGTCATCGGCGGGGATTCCATCACGGTGACGCCCGCGGACGGATCCAAGGGCGTCATGGTGCTGCGCTATACGGTCTCGGACAAGACCGACGATCCGTCGCGCCAGGTGAACGGCCGGGTGCGCATCACGGTCCGCGACAAACCAGACGCCCCCTCGGCCCCCACCGCAACGGACGTGCGCAGCCGGACGGCAGTGCTCAAGTGGGCTCCGCCGTCGGACAACGGTGCCACCATCACCGGCTACACGGTCAAGTCCAACAATGGCTTCGAACAGAAATGCGCTACCACCACCTGCACCCTCAGCGGGCTGACCAACGACGTGAAGTACGTCTTCGCGGTGACCGCCACCAACGAGGTGGGCGATTCCCAGCCGTCACCGCAGTCGAACGAAATCCGGCCCGACGAAAAACCGTCGCCGCCGGAGGCGCCCACGGTGAAAGCGGGGGACAAGAACATGGCGATCAACTGGCTGCCGGCCAAGACCGAGGGCTCGGCCGTGAAGAGCTACAACCTCGAGATTTCCCCGGCCCCGGCCAACGGAATCGCCGTAAAGAACGCCGTCACCGGACTGAGCTACACCTGGGCCGGCCTGAGCAACGGCGTCCGCTACAAAATACGCGCCCAGGCCGTCAACGAGCTCGGACCGTCCGACTGGAGCATCTACTCCTCCGAAGACAACCCCGCCGGGGTACCCGCCGCGCCGGCAGCACCGACGTCCGCTGTGGCGTCCGCCGTGGGAACCACCAACCAGCTGCGGGTTAACTGGACGGAACCGGATACCAACGGCGACGCCATCAAGAACTACTACGTCACCATGAGCGGTGGCGGCGGAGCGCCGCAGACCCAGACCATCGCAGGGACGGTACGCACCGCCAACTTCACGGCAAACAACTCCGAAGCCGGGTACACGTTCACGGTCCAGGCCGAAAACAAGGCCGGAAAAGGTGCCATCAGTCTGCCGTCGGCACCCCGCCGAGCCACCGGCAAACTCGGCCAGGTCTCAGGCGTCACCGTCGGGGCAGCGGACACGGGAGGAGCCGGGCGGAAGGTGACCGTCAATTTCAAGGAACTTACCGCCGCGGAACGCAACGGCTCGTCGGTGGACGAGGTGAGTTACAGCTATAACGCCAGCACCGGCGAAAGCGGCCCGATCACACGCGGCCAAACCGTTGGCGGCTTTGCCAACGGTACCC contains:
- a CDS encoding Ig-like domain-containing protein; the protein is MPARRTRKRLLAGAAGVTAATVLVTTAVLYPGIKTSEVDLNDGAVWVTSKSRNAAARLNYPSKVLDGAVTPASVDFDILQQAGTIFVDDQGSRNLNPVSAANMRLGGDRRLPATAKVSLGTQMLAITDPAQGKAWALPAANLDSFDPGASTPLRDSSRGIIAVVGTDDTIHTVEPESGRITSGTVDAEGNAKDTRTSTIDPLKDAGELSVTVVGEQPVVLDTASGTVFLPGGRTVHLADARDARLQQSSGAADAVAIATPTALLLQPLDGGTAKTVQAGGRGVPAAPVQLGNCVYGAWSGSNTYVRDCANDADDRRADVPKASASPSYIFRVNRDLVVLNDVNSGNVWLVNQNMQLVNNWEDVIPPQQTSDDADKDSADEVQQTVLPDRSKPNSAPVAKPDTFGVRAGRTVILPVLDNDADPDGDILTVRAPDPIKSGLLAPIYGSTGFQVSVPADKSGSETFKYTVDDGRGLTASSDITLNIIPPGENSAPRQKPNRNTTLVVQAGKIVSQNILTDWTDPDGDDLYVVSATGSDPRDQVKVRPDGLLTFQDAGTEPGRKVVTLTVSDGQSTAEGKVTVDVRAPGALPPIANADHVVAVAGVDTVIAPLKNDSDPQGGALRLAQVTPDGNSTATMGADQQTFTFNSTAEGAHYMSYLVTNGPASAQQLVRVDVVRGAGDGVPVAVRDTALLPSGGSVVVDVLGNDSDPSGGVLVVQSVTAADGLPASVSVLDHAVVRITDIRAQGQLNVKYTISNGKSSASGDIAILVVPAPAKLQAPQAKPDEASVRVGDVVTIPVLDNDTDPNGGNLFLDAELAQRPDDGDGRIFRAGNTLRFIAGDVPKTVYAIYKVTNDTGQSDSQQLTIRIRARDDERNTRPEPKNLTARVVSGMVVRIPVPLDGIDSDGDSVQLVSVDKAPAMGTAVVKDGYLEFTAAGTASGTDTFSYRVRDRIGAENTGTVIVGIAPPEANNQKPIAVDDSVDVRPGRKIAVDALGNDSDPDGDPIGLVSNAFEAPAELRVETADGGKVQLTAPGIAGSESISYKVQDDKKAQGSAVIRVRVSPDATLKAPVAKDDVITPAETLGKSAVDVPVLKNDSDPDGVASELKISLPDGNPNARAGGNGNVMVSLAPTDQLVPYTVTDMDGQTATAVIWVPGQGEQHPTLARADVVEVMAGKEITLNLSEYVRVREGRVPQITQADRIRVQGADPRDVILGSGNALRYAALKDYVGPGSVTFEVTDGSGPEDPQGLKSTLSIITRVIPDPAANHEPTFSGSELEVPKGETATLELGNLAKDIDAGDQEKLKFEFDGATPEGFTATIDGQLLKVSSATGMAAGRKGTIPLKVSDGRSGPVKAAVTAAVVASSRPLPTANEDVLEKANAGRTETINVLANDFNPFSDAALRIVSVAVETGSAAGQPVIGGDSITVTPADGSKGVMVLRYTVSDKTDDPSRQVNGRVRITVRDKPDAPSAPTATDVRSRTAVLKWAPPSDNGATITGYTVKSNNGFEQKCATTTCTLSGLTNDVKYVFAVTATNEVGDSQPSPQSNEIRPDEKPSPPEAPTVKAGDKNMAINWLPAKTEGSAVKSYNLEISPAPANGIAVKNAVTGLSYTWAGLSNGVRYKIRAQAVNELGPSDWSIYSSEDNPAGVPAAPAAPTSAVASAVGTTNQLRVNWTEPDTNGDAIKNYYVTMSGGGGAPQTQTIAGTVRTANFTANNSEAGYTFTVQAENKAGKGAISLPSAPRRATGKLGQVSGVTVGAADTGGAGRKVTVNFKELTAAERNGSSVDEVSYSYNASTGESGPITRGQTVGGFANGTRTTITVIAHSTVAPSSNASAGASTTPYGSPGTPSASGQNGAMNQKSLTLNWSSPSTSTNDVVSTRISIDGGGWENVAPSGSRVINTGGFSESHRIDVKTVNSMGTESSVVSASASSGAQGEWITTVVKGTGLVRTCTFEYGKASYRPNPYFDCQGVNNGDTPPWFYVNSGERIVVHCYVMMNDQWTNTPDQPFYRIDPGSNRNVGYYMVARHSQLDLPYAHGIPHC
- a CDS encoding PH domain-containing protein codes for the protein MRRDLLPGEQVIVETRQQARMLVLPALAFILLPALAAYACAWIVRGGPQRLLPAVVTGAWTPWLLGVCLAIAAVVLSGYSLRRALKWRSIRYTLTSRRIIARFGMLRRGDWQVSLAAVRSVGVRQGLLQRMLRSGNISLDTGHPGETVLKDVPEVRKFRSFILDAMDDLPDGEIFEADVLTDFSDDALPWELREGGRDER
- a CDS encoding adenylate/guanylate cyclase domain-containing protein; the protein is MSVEDQQSGKDLDEEFDAVPEPSVDDEPAVPATNASPPTGVMSAERLAIKALEARLLGGERKLRRREVAAGAGVSLLSARKLWRALGFPNLGDDDVAFTERDKAALSTILDLVRAGILTEDAAISVTRSIGQMTDRMVVWQIEALVEDMVSEQGIPDAVARKRLVTQLPTLIDALEEILVYSWHRQLNAGVQRLAVRAEAGLQASEEGREGDEDDAPLPLARAVGFADLVSYTSLSRRMNEKTLAQLVQRFENKCAEIISVGGGRLVKTVGDEVLYIAETPAAGAEISLALAQAFTEDEILPQCRVSMVWGRILSRLGDIYGPTVNLAARLTTLAQPGTVLVDAMTAAALGQDERFVLVPQKSENVRGFGEIHPVMLARGRGRGLVLD
- a CDS encoding biotin--[acetyl-CoA-carboxylase] ligase, giving the protein MDAEQPASSEPRTPRPGLARADLARPDLDRDALLNADFLSATGISRLDVVESTGSTNADLVLAVRVEPKKWADLAVLTAEHQTAGRGRLDRHWESPARSAVSVSVVLRPVNGDGLPVPTQSYSWLSLLAAVALRDALLETAGLPAEIKWPNDVLVRGKKIAGILAQMTPLGDGSVPAVILGVGLNVTLAEDELPVPTATSVLLEGAATTDRTAILKSYLSRFAALYRSFCNADGDPAAGLAGGASLHKRVESAMVTLGREVRAHLPGDHELVGHASRLDEHGSLLVVDHGGREHVVTAGDVVHLRATDTGYA